In Carya illinoinensis cultivar Pawnee chromosome 9, C.illinoinensisPawnee_v1, whole genome shotgun sequence, the following are encoded in one genomic region:
- the LOC122276494 gene encoding L-type lectin-domain containing receptor kinase S.4-like isoform X1, translating to MPRSISYQTVAKMIRFFSLFMLLSIPVSSQRSELFFRGFKDVGTDNLTLDGNAKILKSGILQLTNDTGRLMGHAFFTSPFRFKNSSNGKVLSFSTSFALAIVPEYPKLGGHGLAFTIATSKNLTNAVPRQYLGLFNASDIGNFSNHLFAVEFDTVQDLEFEDINDNHVGVDINSLTSNASAAAAYFTSDSTKQDLNLKSGSAILAWIDYNSAENVLNVSVSPFSSKPSKPLLSLKVDLSQIFQEFMFVGFSASTGLLASSHSILGWSFKINGQAAALDLSSLPSLPGPKKKHTAFLVGVYVSAVVLLLSAISVAFYLFWKIKNADVIEDWELELGPHRYSYQELKKATKRFRDRELLGRGGFGRVYKGTLPNSKIPVAVKRVSHDSKQGLREFVAEIASIGRLRHRNLVQLLGWCRRRGDLLLVYDFMANGSLDKFLFDEPMTVLNWEQRFKIIKDVASGLLYLHEGYEQVVIHRDIKASNVLLDTELNGRLGDFGLARLYEHGSNPSTTRVVGTLGYLAPELPRTGKATTSSDVFAFGALLLEVACGRRPTEQNATPEELVLVDWVWDRFIEGKVLEVIDPKLDGKYEEAEVVMVLKLGLMCSSNTPMARPSMRQVVRYLEGEIEISDNLKAPGDYVNGGKGNLVEGFDDFVHSFPSTSVDRSSSYTFTRKREVDASFPSFSTSPLSLLSGRGESG from the coding sequence ATGCCTCGATCAATCTCGTACCAAACAGTGGCCAAGATGATTagatttttctctctatttatGCTCCTTTCAATCCCAGTTTCATCCCAGCGTAGCGAGCTCTTCTTTCGGGGATTCAAAGATGTAGGCACCGACAACCTTACTTTAGACGGCAACGCTAAGATCCTGAAATCCGGTATTCTTCAGTTAACCAACGACACCGGTCGGTTGATGGGCCACGCCTTCTTTACCTCGCCGTTCCGGTTCAAGAACTCTAGCAATGGTAAAGTTCTATCTTTCTCCACCTCGTTTGCTTTGGCTATTGTCCCCGAGTATCCTAAGCTCGGAGGCCATGGCCTCGCTTTCACAATCGCCACCTCCAAGAATCTTACAAATGCTGTGCCTCGGCAGTACCTCGGTCTCTTTAATGCCAGCGACATCGGGAATTTCTCTAATCATCTCTTCGCTGTTGAATTCGACACTGTCCAAGACCTCGAGTTCGAAGACATAAACGACAACCATGTTGGCGTCGACATCAATAGCTTAACATCCAACGCTTCCGCCGCCGCAGCATATTTCACTAGCGATTCAACCAAACAAGATCTTAACCTCAAGAGCGGGAGTGCTATTCTAGCTTGGATCGACTACAATTCAGCTGAAAATGTCCTCAACGTTTCGGTTTCGCCATTTTCTTCAAAACCCAGTAAGCCACTCCTGTCACTTAAAGTAGATCTTTCGCAGATCTTTCAAGAATTTATGTTCGTTGGGTTCTCTGCTTCGACGGGTTTGCTCGCTAGCTCACACAGCATCTTGGGCTGGAGCTTCAAGATCAACGGGCAAGCAGCAGCCCTTGATCTCTCTTCTCTACCGTCACTACCAGGACCCAAGAAGAAGCACACAGCTTTTTTAGTAGGGGTTTATGTTTCAGCTGTCGTTCTTTTACTATCCGCCATCTCCGTTGCCTTTTACCTGTTCTGGAAGATAAAGAACGCCGATGTAATCGAGGATTGGGAACTTGAACTTGGGCCACATCGTTACTCTTACCAAGAACTGAAGAAAGCAACCAAACGTTTCCGAGACAGAGAGCTACTTGGTCGAGGTGGGTTCGGTCGAGTTTACAAAGGGACGCTTCCAAATTCGAAGATCCCAGTTGCGGTGAAGAGAGTCTCGCACGATTCCAAACAGGGTCTGCGGGAATTCGTGGCGGAAATAGCCAGCATCGGTCGGCTTCGCCACCGGAATTTGGTTCAGTTATTGGGCTGGTGTCGCAGACGAGGCGATCTTCTTCTTGTGTATGACTTCATGGCCAATGGGAGCTTGGACAAGTTCCTGTTCGATGAGCCAATGACAGTTCTCAATTGGGAGCAAAGGTTCAAGATCATAAAGGATGTCGCTTCTGGGCTTCTGTACTTACACGAGGGCTATGAACAGGTCGTGATTCACAGAGATATAAAGGCTAGCAATGTGTTGCTAGACACTGAACTCAACGGGAGACTTGGAGATTTTGGGCTTGCTAGACTGTACGAGCACGGCTCGAATCCCAGCACGACCCGGGTGGTGGGAACTTTAGGGTATCTTGCACCAGAGCTGCCTAGAACAGGCAAGGCCACGACAAGCTCGGATGTGTTCGCATTCGGTGCCCTGTTGCTTGAGGTTGCCTGTGGCCGGAGGCCCACTGAGCAGAACGCAACTCCCGAGGAGTTAGTTCTGGTGGATTGGGTCTGGGACAGATTCATAGAAGGGAAGGTCCTTGAAGTTATAGACCCTAAGCTGGATGGAAAGTACGAGGAGGCTGAGGTGGTGATGGTACTGAAGTTGGGGCTCATGTGTTCAAGCAACACGCCAATGGCACGGCCAAGCATGCGGCAAGTGGTGAGGTATTTGGAAGGAGAGATTGAGATCTCTGACAACTTGAAAGCGCCAGGTGATTACGTTAATGGAGGCAAGGGTAATCTTGTAGAGGGTTTCGATGATTTTGTGCACTCGTTTCCGTCTACGTCCGTTGATCGATCGAGCTCGTACACATTCACGAGGAAAAGAGAGGTGGATGCtagttttccttctttctctacttctcctctctctcttctcagcGGCAGAGGAGAAAGTGGCTAG
- the LOC122277347 gene encoding uncharacterized protein LOC122277347 isoform X1: MSSAEVLLAATCALGQLEAHMGNFGDAEQILTRALSTAEDHFGSHHPKVGAVLTCMALMFRRKAMQERSSSLLIQEGLYRKAIELLKAPQLETDGCPFLVDREAKVDRRDIVALARGGYAEALCVQQNRKAEGEKMKTWAEAAWRNSRLSLAEAIEISKSSSKVLVIDARTCRAL, translated from the exons ATGTCATCTGCGGAAGTATTGTTGGCAGCCACATGTGCTTTAGGACAGCTTGAGGCACACATGGG aaaCTTTGGCGACGCAGAACAGATATTGACAAGGGCATTGTCTACAGCAGAGGACCACTTTG GCTCTCACCACCCTAAGGTTGGGGCTGTCTTAACCTGCATGGCTCTTATGTTTAGGCGTAAGGCAATGCAGGAGCGTTCAAGTTCTCTTTTGATTCAAGAG GGACTATACAGAAAGGCAATAGAGTTGCTGAAAGCTCCACAGTTGGAGACTGATG GTTGCCCCTTTTTGGTAGATCGAGAAGCAAAGGTAGATAGACGTGATATTGTGGCCCTTGCTAGAG GTGGGTATGCAGAAGCACTCTGTGTCCAACAGAACAGAAAGGCTGAAGGAGAAAAAATGAAGACTTGGGCTGAGGCTGCATGGAGGAACAGTAGGCTGTCACTGGCTGAGGCGATAGAAATATCAAAGTCTTCTTCCAAAGTGCTGGTTATAGATGCTCGAACCTGCAGAGCCCTTtag
- the LOC122276494 gene encoding L-type lectin-domain containing receptor kinase S.4-like isoform X2 encodes MYLGLFNASDIGNFSNHLFAVEFDTVQDLEFEDINDNHVGVDINSLTSNASAAAAYFTSDSTKQDLNLKSGSAILAWIDYNSAENVLNVSVSPFSSKPSKPLLSLKVDLSQIFQEFMFVGFSASTGLLASSHSILGWSFKINGQAAALDLSSLPSLPGPKKKHTAFLVGVYVSAVVLLLSAISVAFYLFWKIKNADVIEDWELELGPHRYSYQELKKATKRFRDRELLGRGGFGRVYKGTLPNSKIPVAVKRVSHDSKQGLREFVAEIASIGRLRHRNLVQLLGWCRRRGDLLLVYDFMANGSLDKFLFDEPMTVLNWEQRFKIIKDVASGLLYLHEGYEQVVIHRDIKASNVLLDTELNGRLGDFGLARLYEHGSNPSTTRVVGTLGYLAPELPRTGKATTSSDVFAFGALLLEVACGRRPTEQNATPEELVLVDWVWDRFIEGKVLEVIDPKLDGKYEEAEVVMVLKLGLMCSSNTPMARPSMRQVVRYLEGEIEISDNLKAPGDYVNGGKGNLVEGFDDFVHSFPSTSVDRSSSYTFTRKREVDASFPSFSTSPLSLLSGRGESG; translated from the exons ATG TACCTCGGTCTCTTTAATGCCAGCGACATCGGGAATTTCTCTAATCATCTCTTCGCTGTTGAATTCGACACTGTCCAAGACCTCGAGTTCGAAGACATAAACGACAACCATGTTGGCGTCGACATCAATAGCTTAACATCCAACGCTTCCGCCGCCGCAGCATATTTCACTAGCGATTCAACCAAACAAGATCTTAACCTCAAGAGCGGGAGTGCTATTCTAGCTTGGATCGACTACAATTCAGCTGAAAATGTCCTCAACGTTTCGGTTTCGCCATTTTCTTCAAAACCCAGTAAGCCACTCCTGTCACTTAAAGTAGATCTTTCGCAGATCTTTCAAGAATTTATGTTCGTTGGGTTCTCTGCTTCGACGGGTTTGCTCGCTAGCTCACACAGCATCTTGGGCTGGAGCTTCAAGATCAACGGGCAAGCAGCAGCCCTTGATCTCTCTTCTCTACCGTCACTACCAGGACCCAAGAAGAAGCACACAGCTTTTTTAGTAGGGGTTTATGTTTCAGCTGTCGTTCTTTTACTATCCGCCATCTCCGTTGCCTTTTACCTGTTCTGGAAGATAAAGAACGCCGATGTAATCGAGGATTGGGAACTTGAACTTGGGCCACATCGTTACTCTTACCAAGAACTGAAGAAAGCAACCAAACGTTTCCGAGACAGAGAGCTACTTGGTCGAGGTGGGTTCGGTCGAGTTTACAAAGGGACGCTTCCAAATTCGAAGATCCCAGTTGCGGTGAAGAGAGTCTCGCACGATTCCAAACAGGGTCTGCGGGAATTCGTGGCGGAAATAGCCAGCATCGGTCGGCTTCGCCACCGGAATTTGGTTCAGTTATTGGGCTGGTGTCGCAGACGAGGCGATCTTCTTCTTGTGTATGACTTCATGGCCAATGGGAGCTTGGACAAGTTCCTGTTCGATGAGCCAATGACAGTTCTCAATTGGGAGCAAAGGTTCAAGATCATAAAGGATGTCGCTTCTGGGCTTCTGTACTTACACGAGGGCTATGAACAGGTCGTGATTCACAGAGATATAAAGGCTAGCAATGTGTTGCTAGACACTGAACTCAACGGGAGACTTGGAGATTTTGGGCTTGCTAGACTGTACGAGCACGGCTCGAATCCCAGCACGACCCGGGTGGTGGGAACTTTAGGGTATCTTGCACCAGAGCTGCCTAGAACAGGCAAGGCCACGACAAGCTCGGATGTGTTCGCATTCGGTGCCCTGTTGCTTGAGGTTGCCTGTGGCCGGAGGCCCACTGAGCAGAACGCAACTCCCGAGGAGTTAGTTCTGGTGGATTGGGTCTGGGACAGATTCATAGAAGGGAAGGTCCTTGAAGTTATAGACCCTAAGCTGGATGGAAAGTACGAGGAGGCTGAGGTGGTGATGGTACTGAAGTTGGGGCTCATGTGTTCAAGCAACACGCCAATGGCACGGCCAAGCATGCGGCAAGTGGTGAGGTATTTGGAAGGAGAGATTGAGATCTCTGACAACTTGAAAGCGCCAGGTGATTACGTTAATGGAGGCAAGGGTAATCTTGTAGAGGGTTTCGATGATTTTGTGCACTCGTTTCCGTCTACGTCCGTTGATCGATCGAGCTCGTACACATTCACGAGGAAAAGAGAGGTGGATGCtagttttccttctttctctacttctcctctctctcttctcagcGGCAGAGGAGAAAGTGGCTAG
- the LOC122277347 gene encoding uncharacterized protein LOC122277347 isoform X2 encodes MSSAEVLLAATCALGQLEAHMGNFGDAEQILTRALSTAEDHFGSHHPKVGAVLTCMALMFRRKAMQERSSSLLIQEGLYRKAIELLKAPQLETDDREAKVDRRDIVALARGGYAEALCVQQNRKAEGEKMKTWAEAAWRNSRLSLAEAIEISKSSSKVLVIDARTCRAL; translated from the exons ATGTCATCTGCGGAAGTATTGTTGGCAGCCACATGTGCTTTAGGACAGCTTGAGGCACACATGGG aaaCTTTGGCGACGCAGAACAGATATTGACAAGGGCATTGTCTACAGCAGAGGACCACTTTG GCTCTCACCACCCTAAGGTTGGGGCTGTCTTAACCTGCATGGCTCTTATGTTTAGGCGTAAGGCAATGCAGGAGCGTTCAAGTTCTCTTTTGATTCAAGAG GGACTATACAGAAAGGCAATAGAGTTGCTGAAAGCTCCACAGTTGGAGACTGATG ATCGAGAAGCAAAGGTAGATAGACGTGATATTGTGGCCCTTGCTAGAG GTGGGTATGCAGAAGCACTCTGTGTCCAACAGAACAGAAAGGCTGAAGGAGAAAAAATGAAGACTTGGGCTGAGGCTGCATGGAGGAACAGTAGGCTGTCACTGGCTGAGGCGATAGAAATATCAAAGTCTTCTTCCAAAGTGCTGGTTATAGATGCTCGAACCTGCAGAGCCCTTtag